Below is a window of Desmonostoc muscorum LEGE 12446 DNA.
GTATTGACGCTAGTTTGCAAACTCAACCCCTGTCAAAAACAAACAGAGGAAATTGAACTGGTACTCAAAGCCTTTGAGTCGGCGTGTAACTATGCCAATCAGAAAGTTAAGGCTCAGATAACTAGCAAGACCACTATTCAAAATATGGTCTATAACGAGATTCGCGTTTTGTTTGGTTTGAGTGCAAATTTAGCTGTTCGTGCTTGTGCCAGAGTTGGGGCTAATCGCAAAACTGCCAAGCTCAAAGATAAGCCAGTTAAAAAATTTAAGCCAACATCGGCTGATTATGATGCCAGGATTTTCTCATTTAGAGAGAAAGACTGGACTGTTAGTTTGACTTTGATGAATGGTAGAGAACACATCAAAATTGATGCTGGTAATTATCAAAGAGGTAAATTAAAAGGTAGAAAACCAACATCAGCACAGTTATGTAAACATCGTGATGGCAACTATTACATCCACATCCAAATCAAGGATGAACCACCAGCACCAATTAAATCTAATAACGTAATTGGCGTTGATTTTGGTCGTCGTGATATTGCTGTAACTAGTAATGGTGATAAGTGGGATGGAAAACAAATTAACGATGTTAGGGATAAGTTTTCCAGAGTGAGAACATCTCTCCAGAAAAAAGCCACGAAAGGCAAAAGGTCTACTCGCCGCAGGGCAAGACAGATTTTGAAACGGCTGTCGGGTAAGGAGAGAAGATTTCAACAATGGCTAAACCACAACATTAGCAAGTCCATAATTCAGGACGCATTAAAAAATAACGCAGCAGTAGCAATTGAAGACTTGTCCGGCATTCGTGAAAGAACCAATCAAAAGCCAAGAAACAAGACAGAACGTAGACGTTCAAACTCTTGGTCTTTTTATCAATTGCGTTCTTTTTTGGAATACAAAGGTGTTCAATTTGGGGTAGAAGTAATTGCTGTACCTCCGGCGTATACAAGCCTTACTTGCCACCAATGCGTACATATTGGACTGCGTTCTGACAAGCGTTTCAAATGTATGAATGAGACTTGTTCTTGGAGTGGTGACGCTGATTTTAATGGAGCAAAAAATATTGCTGCTATTGGGGCTGTATTTGTAAACCAGCCTAGAGGCTCGAACTGTTTGTGTTGTGAACTCAGCACAGACAGTTCAGGGCTGCTAAAAGCCTACACTGTATGCGTTGCATCAGTGTAGGTAGTTTACGTCGCAATCTACAACTCAACTAGTAACAGCGACAAATTCGTGGAATGCCAACAAGCTTGATTAGTTACGGGGCTGGCAACAAGTTTTCCAATCCCCAATCCCCAGTCCCCAATTCCCAATCCCCAATCCTTAATTTTTGAGAAATTTTCTGATGACAACCGCAATTTCTTATCCCAATGCCCCCGATCTCGCAACCGATGATTACATTGTTATCGGCTTGGCAACCTGCTTCATCAAGGAAGATGGAGAAGTTTATCAAATTGAAGTTATAGAACCGATTCCCTCTGCGGCTTTGGAAGCGCTGCTAAAGGGCATTCCTACCTCGTACAAGCTGGCTTATGCAACGACTTTGGGAGCTGTCCTCGATGGCGATTCACAATTTGTGCCAGATGGCTTTCCACAGTCGGCTCAGTTCGGTGAGGAGTTTATACCACGGGTGTTTGCAGCAGCTCGTACTTACAAGCGTCGTGAGTCTGCAAAATCCCTCATTCCCTTGGGTACAACGTACACTGAATTCAAGTATTCCGTTGACCGTAAGCGGGTGCTAAATGCTACTAGAGTTATTACTAAAGAAGATAACGTTAAGCAACATTCTCACACTCACAAAGTTCTTTAGGTAATTATGCTAAAACTTTACGGTAGCGCTCGTAGTCGAGCTTCCATAGTTCATTGGTATTTAGAGGAACTAGAAGTTCCCTACGAATTCGTCAAGCTTGATATGCAGGCGGGTGAACACCTCCAGCCTGAGTATTTGACAATTAATCCATTTGCAAGAGTTCCAGGAATTGTTGATGGAGATTTTCAGCTTTGGGAATCTGGGGCAATTTTGCTCTATCTCACGGATAAGTATGGAAAAGCTCCAGTTTCACTAGAAGAACGTGCTGTGATTTACCAGTGGGTGTTATTTGCCAATTCCACCCTCACTACAGCAGTTTTGGTAGAAGCAAATCGCGATCGCCAAATACCACGTTTGTTGACTACCTTAAATGAAATTTTCAGTAAACAACCTTTTTTGCTGGGCAATGAATTCACTGTTGCTGATGTGGCAGTGGGTTCTGTTTTGAACTACATTCCCATGCTTCTAAAACTAGACCTCAGCCCTTACCCCGCGGTGTTGAATTATATGAAGCAATTGACTGAACGTCCGGCATTTCAAAAAACTATCGGTGCAAGAACGTAAAAGGGACTGGGGATTGGGGATTGGGGAGATGAGGGAGATGAGGGAGATGAGGGAGTGAGGGATAAGAATTAATAACCAGTCCCCAGTCCCCAGTCCCCAGTCCCCAATCCCTTTTACCGATAATTTGTAAATTGCAAAGCCACAGGATAGTCTTCTTGTTTTAGCCGCACAATAACAACTTGCAAGTCATCTTTAGATTTGGCAGAAACCCGTACAGCGTCACCTTGAATTGAGGCTTGTACCTTTTTGAATTCGTCACGAATCAATTTGGAAATTTGTTTGGCGATTTCTTGACTGATGCCTTTTTTGAGTTTAATTTCTTGACGCACGCGGTTACCGCTTGCTGATTCAATTTTCCCAAAATCAAAGATTTTCTGGGAGAGATTACGCTTAGCGGCTTTTTCCCGCAGGATGTTGTGTACAGAATCTAAGGTAAACTCGCTGTCAGTACTAACATTAATGCTTTCTTCAGCCAACTCAACGGTAGTTTGAGTATCTTTGAGGTCATAACGGCTTTTGATTTCTCGCGCAACTTGATCGACAGCGTTAACCAATTCTTGTTGGTCAAAGTCGCTCACAATGTCAAAGGAAAAAGTAGAAGCCATAGAGTATTTTGGATTTTAGATTTTGGATTTTAGATTTTAGATGGGGTATGGGGCATTGGGAGTGCTGTTAGCGGTAGCGGGGCATTTAGCCCGTGAGGAGTTAGGAGTTAGGAGTGAGGAGTTATTATTCTTCCTCATCTCCCTTATCGCCCAGTCCCCAGTCCCCAGTCCCCAGTCCCCAGTCCCCAGTCCCCAGTCCCCAATTAACTACTAGCTTGGATGATGCTCAGGAATATGAGAATAGCAGAGCCAAGGGAGCCAATGCCAAACATTAGCGATCGCAAAAGGGGTATATTCAAAATATAAAAAATTGAGTAAAGAAAACGGGCAGCCACAAAAGCGATCGCAGCCGTTGCTGCTGTAGAAGAATTTACACCAGTTACGTATGCCATGAATGCGGCTGCGGCAAATACCATAAACGCTTCAAAGGAGTTCTGATGTGCCCAGGTGGCTCTTTGAGCGTATGGTGGCAATTTATCAAACATAGCGCGAGGGGCAGAGAGATCGTACCCAACACGCACACGGGCATAAGCTACTACCAAAAATGGCACGTAAATTAGAACGGCAGCAGCAGCGATCGAGTACAAAAAAATTATCATTAGTTATTAGTCATTAGTCATTGGTCATTAGTCATTCGTCATTGGTCAAATACATAGACGTGTTTTGCTCTGCTCAACACAAACTAGGACAAAGCACAAAGGGCAAAGTCTGTAGCAAGATCCCGCAGCAGGGTATGCCGGCTTCCGGCAATAGCGTAGCTAAGCCGTGTCCCCCAACGTCTGGCTCCGCCATCCCCCAGTGTACGGAACTTTGTAAGAGAGGACAAATGACAAATGACTAATCGAAGTAGAAGAGTGTCACCACTTTTCTTTGTTCTTCTGCATCTTGACAAGTTTGCAACAAAGTGCGGCTGTCGTGAAACGCGAAGCAAATCAGTTGCTGGCAACGAGAGACAATTTCCTTGTTGCACAGGTAACTAGCTTCTGCAAGAGACAGATTATCATTACTGGGATTTTCCACTAAATGCATTACCTGCTCTAGTTGTTGGCGGGATTCAAAAGGCTGGCGTTCCAAGCTTTGGGGTAGAATCACCGTTAACAAGTTTGGATCGGCTCGCGTTGCTCCCCGGATGGCAGCAGAATTTGTACCTATAGCACCAGAAGTGATGATCCGATTACCCGATAAAACTAGGGCATAAGTCATCATTTCAATAAGATTCTGATGCGTAATCGGCACATGACGAGAACCCAGCAAGGCGATTCTTTTAGAACCCGTTTGCTGGATTGTCGCCAGTTCTTGCGCTAATGTATCTACGTTAATAAGGTCTGTTGACTGGCTCAAAGATAGACATGCATCAGATTAAACGACCCAGATATTCTACCAAAGAGCGTGTAGGTGCGAGGCAAACCTGAGTTAGACATTGCTACAATTTTTCAATTTTCAGACATAAAGATGCTAAGACAAAGCCGTTGCGGGAGTTAAACCGAGTTTAGATAACAGACGCTCAATGTCAAAATGCTCAACCATCAGCTGGCGAATATACTGAACCTTAATCGGCTCGTGGAGGCGGACTTGACCAAAAGTGCGGTCAACAATTTCGACTGTGGTGAGGGTGTCTAAGTCAACGGATAAAATGGGAATTTCTAGTTCTTCAGCACGACTGAGAATGAACGGTGGAGGTGGTAGTTGCCCGGTGAGAATTAAACATTGGGTAGAAGTTTCCAAAGCAGCTTGCTGAATTTCCACGCGATCGCCCCCTGTTACAACTGCCATATTCCGGCGTTTGCGGAAATATTTCACAGCCGAGTTGACATTCATCGCTCCAATTGCCAGACTTTCCACCAACAAATCTAGGCGATCGTTGCGACACAGAACGTCAGCTTTTAATTGCTTAACAAGTTCGCCAACGCTGACACTCTTGAGCAAATCGCTGTTTGGCAGCATTCCCAGTACTGGAATATCCTGCTGTTCCAAAAACGGGCGCAACAGAGTGTCAACTGCTTTTAGTTGTGCCACAGGGATATCATTGATGACGACACCAATCAAGCGATCGCCTACACGTTGCTTAGCAGCCAATAATGCTTCAACTGAAAGCAAAGATTTATAGCGGGTTACTAACAGCACGCCAGCATCCAATACTTCAGCCAGTTGTAGCAAAGATAAGTCAAACAAATTGCCTTCATACAAATCACCAGGTCCCTCTAGCAATACCAAATCTCCAGGCGACATTTGCGAATATTGCTGTAATAGCGACTGCTGATAATTGGTTTTGTCCTCCCCACGCAAGCGTTTTTGCACATTTAGTTCATCCAAAGCCAGCATTGTAGGTGCAACACGGTTTTCCGGCAAATTGAGGCTAAGAGCGATGAACTGGACATCTTCCTCAATTAAAGTTCCGCTAGACGAATTTAAACACGTACCGAGCGGTTTACCGTAGGCTATATCCAGTCCTTTTTGCTGTAGCTGATGAGACAAACCCAGAACAGTTGCAGATTTACCGCTGTAAGTCTCGGTTGATCCAATCAGCAAATATTTAGGGGATTTGGGCACACATGCACTCCTAATTTCAAAAGTCAGAAGAACCCAGCTAGGTGTTTCCTAATTCTAGTTCCTTCTGGCAAAAGCCTCTTGCTGTTATAAACTAGCATTTCTTAGAAGAACTTCTGAATCAATAGTAGGGGGAGTGGGGAGTGGGGAGTGGGGAGTGTGGGGAGTGTGGGGAGAAAGAGAATTTATACTTCGGAAGTTGAATTAATGGAAACCAACTGATGTAAAGTTCGGCTGAGTAAGGAAGCCCAATACAGTCATGAGGATGTTGGGTTTTGCTCTCGCTCAACCCAACCTACTTTTCTGAATTCTGTTAGCGCAGCGGGGCGTAGCCCATTCTGAATTCTGAATTCTTATTTAATCTTCATCAAGTGCCGGAAAAGCTTCCTCAAATTGCCACAATCTATCTTTATTTTCTACGAACCAAATACGAGTTTTTGGAGTTAATTTACTCCAAATGTCTTCAGCAGGAACATGAGGAGATGCGTATTGGTACTGCTTACCAAGTGATTTGAGATTGTCCGCTACATCAGCGGGAATTCCGAATTGTTCCCAGTCAATTTTTACATTTCTTCCCGAAACTCCCGCTGTGGGATCGAAAATCAATTGTGCAGATCTGACTAAATCAGCAAAATGTTTCGGTTTGAGTTTGGTGATTTCCTGAAGGAGTGATTCGTTATGTTCTGGAGACATTGTACTAGCAGTGGTGAAGATTAGTAGTGTATTAAATCAGTCAACAGTTGAACGGTTTTTTAGTTGGAAATTGTAAATCATTGAACACTAGTAACTGTTCACGAATAACTGTTTTTAATTCCCAACTCAAACTTCCATCGCCGATAACTGATTTTTGAACTTACTGCCAGAGATTTTTATCCCAATGTTTGTAGTTTAGTGCTGAGTCGCTAACTTCATTATGACTAAGATTATTCAACTAGAACCGTCACAGCGGCGATCGCAATCAACATTTCATCATTTTGATCGTTGAGTTCCGGAATCGCTCGCCCTTGAACTATCATCCCCCCAGATTCTACAGTGAGAGTCTTCCGGCCAAATGGTAGTACGGCTAGCACTTCCTCTTCCCTAACTTTTTCTGGGTATGGTACTGCTACTTGAACTTCCACAATCATTTCATTGGGATGACTCAAACCAGCCACTTCCCAAACACCGGGTAAAGCATTATTAGCGATCGCATTGCGTACCGCCCTAGATGCCGCTACTGTCGGTTCTTGTCCATGCTGATCTATTCCCATTCCCATTTCAATTATCAACCGTTTACGCGCCATTGCAACCTCCGGCAAATTTTGCACCTTGGATCAAATACAAGCAATCTTAGGGCACAGCAATGCTGTGCCCCTACTGTGTATCATCGATTGCATCAAAACGAGAAATTTTAATCTTTATAGCAAAAGCCTTGGTGGTTAGGACATTAACAGATGATAAAACCTAGACACAAAAAGACTTTTCACCCAGTCCCTAGTCCCCAGTCCCCAGTCCCTTGCTATATCTACTCAACGAGATTTCATCCCTCGAAATCCTTAGAGCGTATGCAACAACCTACTCAGGCGCTCTGAGTAGCTTTTCATTACCTTGATGGCAAACATGGGTGTTTCCTGAACAGCAAAGAGAAATCCTTTTTCATCAAGGAAAGCAAGTTTGGAGTCCGTCTTGGCGATCGCTGTGTAAGTTCTATTTTTTACTCCTACAAGTATGCCCACACCAAAAACTTCGCCCGTCTCAATGGTTTCTACAACCTTACCATTGACTAATATATCCACTTCTCCTTCCACAATGCCGTACATAATATCACCAGGCTGTCCTTCTTCAAAGATGACTTCGCCTAGTGAAAATACTTTAGGATTGGGTTGTTTTTGAAATATACCGACTGTGACTACAGGACTTAGCATTAGAGCAACCCCAAAATTCTTAGTTTTTGAATGAAATCTTTGGATAGGCACCATGAGAACCCAGAAAAGTATACTACTTTCTGTTGGTTAACTCCAATCTCCGCAATATTTCCGATTGGTTAAGGATTGATTAACGAGTATTAAAGGTAGATTCATCCAGTTCAAATACTCGTCAACGTCGATTCATTCAGTTCAAATACTCAATATTTGTTTCAAGATTGTTAAGAAAAAGGCTGTTATTTACAGCGTATTTCAATAAGCCTGAAGTACACAAACTCAGTCTGTTAGCTAAGCATCAAGCCTATTTTATTTTCTCAAAAGACAATCAGTTATAAAAGTAACAAAAGTGGAAAAAGTACGAAAAGTGGGATATTTTGATATGCCCATACTTCTTTTATCCAAAATCTGCTATTGTTAGCTTCAAGTAATAATTTTCTCTAAAAAAATAACAAATGTGAAAAACGCATTTTCTTTTAATCAATGATTATTTGACGACTTTACCAGGAACACGAGGACAGTTGCTTTACAATCAGTCCAATGCCGATGCAAAAGTCATTGAGAAAGACGAAGAACTTACACAGACATTGACAACTGGCGAAGCAGGAACATTTTTTCCAGCTGTTACTTCTGACATCTCGAAAAAAATTCGCGTTCCAGTTTTACTAGTAATTGGACAAAAAGATAATCTTTTTTGCTCTGACAAAATCTGTAGTCGGGAAAATGTGGCAGCATCTGAAGGGCAATTTTTTTCGCCGAAGGCGCAGTTACAGGTCTATATTCAGCGAGATGCAGGACATTCTATTAATCTGCATTTAAATGCATCTGAGTGGTACAAAGTTGCTGGTGAATGGAGCGATCGCTTTGTTGAAAAATAACCAGAAGTAACATGGACAAATAAAATACAAAACTTTTCTTTTCCTAAACAGCGATCGCTTGCCAGTTAATCAACTAAGCGATCGCTTTTATTTCATCTACTTTGTAATTGCTGCTAGAATTGATACTTCACTATGCAAAATTAAAAATCCGATCGGTTTTAACTGATGACTTGGAAAATTTAACTATGGAAAAACAACCGATACAAGTAATTGGAGGTGGACTAGCTGGGACAGAAGCAGCTTGGCAAATAGCCCAAGCTGGAGTACCGGTGATTTTATATGAAATGCGTCCAAAGCGCTTCAGTCCTGCTCATCATACAGAACATCTGGCAGAATTAGTGTGTAGTAATTCCTTTGGGGCAATGGCAAGCGATCGCGCTGCTGGATTGTTGCACGAAGAATTACGTCAGCTTGGTTCCATTGTAATTTCTAAAGCTGATGAACACGCCGTTCCTGCCGGTGGTGCATTAGCGGTAGATCGGGGACAATTTGGCCAAGATTTAACTCAAACTTTATCCAATCATCCTTTAATTGAATTCCGTCGGGGTGAAGTGCAAGCAATTCCTGAAGGAATTGTGGTTTTAGCAACCGGGCCTTTAACCAGTCCAGATTTAGCAGAAGATTTGCGCCGCTTTACCGGGATGGAATACCTCAGCTTTTTTGATGCAGCTAGCCCGATTATCGTGGGAGAATCGATTAACCGTGACATTGCCTTTATGGCATCACGTTATGACAAAGGTGAAGCTGCTTATCTCAACTGCCCAATGAATAAAGAACAGTATTTGCGGTTTCGAGAAGAACTCTGCAAAGCTGAACAAACAGAACTCAAAGATTTTGAACGAGAAACGGCGAAATTTTTTGAAGCTTGTCTACCCATTGAAGAACTAGCACAGCGGGGAGAAGACACCATGCGTTTTGGTCCCCTGAAACCAGTGGGTTTATCAGATAGTCGCACAGCGGAACGTCCTTATGCTGTGGTGCAGTTGCGCCAAGAAGATAAAGCCGGTCAACTTTGGAACATGGTAGGATTCCAAACTAATTTGCGCTGGGGTGAACAAAAGCGCATATTTCAGCTAATTCCCGGTTTAGAAAAAGCCGAGTTTGTACGGTTGGGAGTCATGCACCGCAACACTTTTATTAATGCTCCTCAGTTGATGTATCCGACTCTGCAATTTAAGGGGCATCCAACTTTGCTCGCAGCTGGACAGTTAATTGGTACAGAAGGCTACACCGCTGCGGCTGCGGGTGGTTGCTTAGCGGGAATTAATGCAGCGCGGCTAGCTTTGGGTAAAGAACCATTGGCTTTACCACCAACAACAATGATGGGGGCGCTATTTGAATTTATTAGTTCTGCTTCACCCAAACACTTCCAACCAATGCCGCCTAATTTTGGGATTTTTCCCGAATTAGGTGTGAAAATCAAAAATAAACAAGAGCGTTATGGACATTATCGCGATCGCTCTTTAGCTGACTTAACAAACTGGAAAGCTCAGAATTAAAGGGCATTAGGAGTGCTGTTAGCGATAGCGGGGCAATGAGCCGCGTGAGGAGTGAGGAGTTAGGAGTTATTATTCTCCCTCATCTCCCTCATCTCCCTCATCCTCCTCATCTCCCTCATCCCCACTCCCTATTCCCGATTCCCTATTCCATGTATGCCTAACCCGGCGATGATACCCCCCAGCAATCCCCAGGTACCATCGGCAAATACATTGATGCGATGAATACAGGTACGATGATAGGCGTACTGTAACTGTCTATCATTAACTTTTGTCTGCTCTACAAGGTTTTCCACATATTTTTCAGCTTTGATCAGTGCTGCATAATCCAGGTTAAACCAATATGAGGATACTCCCACCACCGCCAGTCCTGGAAAAACCAAGGTAAGTAAGAAAATTGTTATGCGTGCGTTCATACACTTAACTAGCTAATACATCTGCTCAATGCTGACATAGCTAGAATCTTTGTCTAGAAATTGGGATGTCCCCTTGTTTCCCACACTCCCCACTCCCCATTCCCCATTCCCTACAGTAAATTAATCGAATTTTGGGAATAATCCTCATAGTGTTTGAAAGCATCGGTTTGGTTGGGCTGCACACTATGAGAGCGCGATTTCTAGAAAAAAAGCAGATTTTTTGGGTTTTATGTGTTGCATTTTGCTGTATTTCTTGGGTTTGTTTGGCTTTAATTCCAGTACACGCAAACTCTACACAGTCTATTGATACCCTGCGTCAACAACAGCAACAAATGAACCAGCAGCATCAGAGTGTGGTTAACGAACGCGATCGCTTAACAAATCTCCAACAAGAGGCGCAAAAGCACCTGACTGGTTTAAACCAAAATCTGCAAACCACAGATAGCTATATTCAAGAAAGTGAATCACGATTACAACTGGCTACCCAACGTTTGCAAAAGTTGGAAACTGATTTAGCTGTAGCCCAACGTTCCTATGAAACTCGTCAAATAGCAACAGTAGCACGATTGCGATATCTCCA
It encodes the following:
- a CDS encoding DNA recombination-mediator protein A encodes the protein MSQSTDLINVDTLAQELATIQQTGSKRIALLGSRHVPITHQNLIEMMTYALVLSGNRIITSGAIGTNSAAIRGATRADPNLLTVILPQSLERQPFESRQQLEQVMHLVENPSNDNLSLAEASYLCNKEIVSRCQQLICFAFHDSRTLLQTCQDAEEQRKVVTLFYFD
- a CDS encoding glutathione S-transferase family protein; the protein is MLKLYGSARSRASIVHWYLEELEVPYEFVKLDMQAGEHLQPEYLTINPFARVPGIVDGDFQLWESGAILLYLTDKYGKAPVSLEERAVIYQWVLFANSTLTTAVLVEANRDRQIPRLLTTLNEIFSKQPFLLGNEFTVADVAVGSVLNYIPMLLKLDLSPYPAVLNYMKQLTERPAFQKTIGART
- a CDS encoding RNA-guided endonuclease InsQ/TnpB family protein, which produces MEQVLTLVCKLNPCQKQTEEIELVLKAFESACNYANQKVKAQITSKTTIQNMVYNEIRVLFGLSANLAVRACARVGANRKTAKLKDKPVKKFKPTSADYDARIFSFREKDWTVSLTLMNGREHIKIDAGNYQRGKLKGRKPTSAQLCKHRDGNYYIHIQIKDEPPAPIKSNNVIGVDFGRRDIAVTSNGDKWDGKQINDVRDKFSRVRTSLQKKATKGKRSTRRRARQILKRLSGKERRFQQWLNHNISKSIIQDALKNNAAVAIEDLSGIRERTNQKPRNKTERRRSNSWSFYQLRSFLEYKGVQFGVEVIAVPPAYTSLTCHQCVHIGLRSDKRFKCMNETCSWSGDADFNGAKNIAAIGAVFVNQPRGSNCLCCELSTDSSGLLKAYTVCVASV
- a CDS encoding MAPEG family protein, translated to MIIFLYSIAAAAVLIYVPFLVVAYARVRVGYDLSAPRAMFDKLPPYAQRATWAHQNSFEAFMVFAAAAFMAYVTGVNSSTAATAAIAFVAARFLYSIFYILNIPLLRSLMFGIGSLGSAILIFLSIIQASS
- a CDS encoding YajQ family cyclic di-GMP-binding protein — encoded protein: MASTFSFDIVSDFDQQELVNAVDQVAREIKSRYDLKDTQTTVELAEESINVSTDSEFTLDSVHNILREKAAKRNLSQKIFDFGKIESASGNRVRQEIKLKKGISQEIAKQISKLIRDEFKKVQASIQGDAVRVSAKSKDDLQVVIVRLKQEDYPVALQFTNYR
- a CDS encoding phosphotransacetylase family protein, with the translated sequence MPKSPKYLLIGSTETYSGKSATVLGLSHQLQQKGLDIAYGKPLGTCLNSSSGTLIEEDVQFIALSLNLPENRVAPTMLALDELNVQKRLRGEDKTNYQQSLLQQYSQMSPGDLVLLEGPGDLYEGNLFDLSLLQLAEVLDAGVLLVTRYKSLLSVEALLAAKQRVGDRLIGVVINDIPVAQLKAVDTLLRPFLEQQDIPVLGMLPNSDLLKSVSVGELVKQLKADVLCRNDRLDLLVESLAIGAMNVNSAVKYFRKRRNMAVVTGGDRVEIQQAALETSTQCLILTGQLPPPPFILSRAEELEIPILSVDLDTLTTVEIVDRTFGQVRLHEPIKVQYIRQLMVEHFDIERLLSKLGLTPATALS
- a CDS encoding cyclic nucleotide-binding domain-containing protein; its protein translation is MLSPVVTVGIFQKQPNPKVFSLGEVIFEEGQPGDIMYGIVEGEVDILVNGKVVETIETGEVFGVGILVGVKNRTYTAIAKTDSKLAFLDEKGFLFAVQETPMFAIKVMKSYSERLSRLLHTL
- a CDS encoding Lin0512 family protein, which encodes MARKRLIIEMGMGIDQHGQEPTVAASRAVRNAIANNALPGVWEVAGLSHPNEMIVEVQVAVPYPEKVREEEVLAVLPFGRKTLTVESGGMIVQGRAIPELNDQNDEMLIAIAAVTVLVE
- the trmFO gene encoding FADH(2)-oxidizing methylenetetrahydrofolate--tRNA-(uracil(54)-C(5))-methyltransferase TrmFO; translated protein: MEKQPIQVIGGGLAGTEAAWQIAQAGVPVILYEMRPKRFSPAHHTEHLAELVCSNSFGAMASDRAAGLLHEELRQLGSIVISKADEHAVPAGGALAVDRGQFGQDLTQTLSNHPLIEFRRGEVQAIPEGIVVLATGPLTSPDLAEDLRRFTGMEYLSFFDAASPIIVGESINRDIAFMASRYDKGEAAYLNCPMNKEQYLRFREELCKAEQTELKDFERETAKFFEACLPIEELAQRGEDTMRFGPLKPVGLSDSRTAERPYAVVQLRQEDKAGQLWNMVGFQTNLRWGEQKRIFQLIPGLEKAEFVRLGVMHRNTFINAPQLMYPTLQFKGHPTLLAAGQLIGTEGYTAAAAGGCLAGINAARLALGKEPLALPPTTMMGALFEFISSASPKHFQPMPPNFGIFPELGVKIKNKQERYGHYRDRSLADLTNWKAQN